One window from the genome of Candidatus Polarisedimenticolaceae bacterium encodes:
- a CDS encoding response regulator, protein MANVLVIDAHPEWRSRIAAVLEEDGHTARMARDGVQGLQEAATSLPDLVVMDVRLPAMDGLDVMSRLLDRYRKLPIVLHTDCVATRDNFMSWCADAFIAKEPQLLELRRTVHDLVGQPG, encoded by the coding sequence ATGGCGAACGTGCTGGTGATCGACGCCCACCCGGAGTGGAGAAGTCGGATCGCCGCGGTCCTCGAGGAGGACGGACACACCGCCCGGATGGCTCGCGACGGGGTTCAGGGGTTGCAGGAGGCGGCCACGAGCCTCCCCGATCTCGTCGTCATGGACGTGCGCCTCCCCGCGATGGACGGCCTGGACGTGATGTCGCGCCTGCTCGACCGCTACCGGAAGCTGCCGATCGTGCTCCACACCGATTGCGTCGCGACCCGGGACAATTTCATGAGCTGGTGCGCCGACGCCTTCATCGCCAAGGAGCCCCAGCTGCTGGAGCTGCGCCGGACCGTGCACGACCTCGTCGGCCAGCCGGGTTAG
- a CDS encoding sigma-54 dependent transcriptional regulator: METRRGKILIADDEATARESLAKILSEDRYEVFTAPDGQEALRVAAEESPDILLTDLRMPAMDGNELLQRMRKAYPDVGVVIMTAFGTIRSAVEALREGAEDYLTKPIDVEELEHLIERILQKRKLVAETRILRERLDDKYRFENIVGRSPQMLEIFRLVEQVAPSQASILITGESGTGKELIAQAIHQRSPRRDAPFIKVSCAALPETLLESELFGHERGAFTGALSRRAGRFEIAAGGTVFLDEIGDVPLGMQVKLLRFLQERQFERLGGNRTLTVDVRVLAATHRELPVLIREGKFREDLYYRLNVIEVRMPPLRERTLDIPLLVDYFTRKFATANGKRVAGVDEEALAAICGHQWQGNVRELEHAIERAVILAREETLGVSLFPSLPSPAAPVRSDSGPSVPGATLEAIERDAILRTLEAVGGSTSRAAAILGISPRTIQYKIKQYRAEGVSVVVRGGEAVED, from the coding sequence ATGGAGACCCGACGCGGCAAGATCCTGATCGCGGACGATGAAGCGACCGCCCGCGAGAGCCTGGCGAAGATCCTCTCCGAGGACAGGTACGAGGTGTTCACCGCCCCCGACGGGCAGGAGGCGCTTCGCGTCGCGGCCGAGGAGTCGCCCGACATCCTCCTCACCGACCTGCGCATGCCCGCGATGGACGGGAACGAGCTCCTCCAGCGGATGCGCAAGGCCTATCCGGACGTGGGGGTCGTGATCATGACCGCCTTCGGGACGATCCGGTCGGCCGTCGAGGCGCTGCGGGAGGGAGCCGAGGACTACCTCACCAAGCCCATCGACGTCGAGGAGCTCGAGCACCTGATCGAGAGGATCCTCCAGAAGCGCAAACTCGTCGCGGAGACGCGCATCCTGCGCGAGCGCCTCGACGACAAGTACCGCTTCGAGAACATCGTCGGCCGCTCGCCCCAGATGCTCGAGATCTTCCGCCTCGTCGAGCAGGTCGCGCCGTCGCAGGCGTCGATCCTGATCACCGGCGAGTCGGGGACCGGCAAGGAGCTGATCGCGCAGGCGATCCACCAGCGCTCCCCGCGTCGCGACGCGCCGTTCATCAAGGTCTCTTGCGCCGCGCTCCCCGAGACCCTCCTGGAATCCGAGCTGTTCGGCCACGAGCGGGGAGCGTTCACCGGCGCGCTGTCCCGCCGCGCGGGACGTTTCGAGATCGCCGCCGGCGGCACCGTCTTCCTCGACGAGATCGGCGACGTCCCCCTCGGGATGCAGGTGAAGCTCCTGCGTTTCCTCCAGGAGCGCCAGTTCGAGCGGCTCGGCGGGAACCGCACCCTCACGGTGGACGTGCGCGTTCTCGCGGCGACGCACCGCGAGCTGCCGGTGCTCATCCGCGAGGGGAAGTTCCGCGAGGACCTCTACTACCGCCTCAACGTGATCGAGGTGCGGATGCCGCCGCTGCGCGAGCGCACCCTCGACATCCCGCTGCTGGTCGACTACTTCACCCGCAAGTTCGCGACGGCCAACGGCAAGCGCGTCGCCGGGGTGGACGAGGAGGCGCTCGCCGCGATCTGCGGGCACCAGTGGCAGGGGAACGTCCGCGAGCTCGAGCACGCGATCGAGCGCGCGGTGATCCTGGCGCGCGAGGAGACGCTGGGCGTCAGCCTCTTCCCCAGCCTTCCGTCCCCCGCCGCGCCGGTCCGCTCCGATTCCGGTCCCAGCGTCCCCGGCGCGACCCTCGAGGCGATCGAGCGCGACGCCATCCTGCGGACGCTCGAGGCGGTGGGGGGCTCGACGAGCCGCGCGGCGGCGATCCTGGGCATCAGCCCGCGGACGATCCAGTACAAGATCAAGCAATACCGCGCCGAGGGGGTCTCGGTCGTGGTCCGCGGGGGCGAGGCCGTCGAGGACTAA
- a CDS encoding response regulator, protein MSKVLLVDGDRVWSSFCEAELRRDGHEVLIARDGSEALEEFASRTPDVVVTEIRLAGIDGLDLMARILDRSPRTPVILHTTHAAYRDNFMSWLADAYLLKSLDSAPLRTKVRELLIARGIGISNPSPASH, encoded by the coding sequence GTGTCGAAGGTGCTCCTGGTCGACGGGGACCGGGTGTGGTCGTCGTTCTGCGAAGCGGAGCTTCGCCGCGACGGTCACGAGGTCCTGATCGCCCGGGACGGATCCGAGGCGCTCGAGGAGTTCGCGTCGCGCACCCCCGACGTCGTCGTGACCGAGATCCGACTCGCCGGAATCGACGGGCTCGACCTCATGGCCCGGATCCTCGATCGCTCTCCGCGGACCCCCGTGATCCTGCACACCACTCACGCGGCCTACCGGGACAACTTCATGAGCTGGTTGGCCGACGCCTATCTCCTCAAGTCGCTCGACTCGGCTCCACTCCGTACGAAGGTGCGCGAGCTCCTCATTGCTAGAGGAATTGGGATCTCCAACCCCTCGCCGGCCAGCCACTGA